The Limnospira fusiformis SAG 85.79 genomic interval ATAAAGCCATTTCTTTACCTTTAGCATCTACCACTCTCACAAAAGCATTTTCTACCTGACCAAAATGCTGTTGGCGAGTTTTAGCTTGGTAAATACTTACCCCAAGAATAATGTGGCTGTACCTATCGGAGATAGAATTTAAACGCAGAAAAATACACTCATCATCCCCTTCTCCCTCCCCAGTTAAGTTGTCTCCAGAGTGATAAACTGTGCCATCACTAGACTTTAAATGACCATAATAAATCACATCATCTTTATAATTGCCGATTTTGCCACTATTGGAGAGTAAGATAGCATAAGCATCCAAGTCAAAATCGGCATTGACTCCCAGTAAATTACCGAAAAACCCCTTAGATTCTACTACATCCCATCCTAAACCCATCATCACATTAGATAGGTCATATTGACTTTTATCAAGAACAATACTCTGTCCTTTTTTCAGGTTGATACTCATGGTAAAATCTCCAAATTTTGCATCATAACAATCAGTCAGCAATCGGATTTCTATCATTTATCTGATAGTTAATGGCTTAGTTAACTACTTCTCCCAGAATTTTTATTCTGCTTGAATATTGTTTATATTTCATCAGAATTAATCCAGAAATCCGGTTGCTAATTAGTTAATTTTGACTGCCAATTTCTCACTTTGCGAATGAGATTAAGTCAACGCCAAAGGTACTTTAAACGTACTTATCTACGAAACTTTGTAATCCCTCATTATATCCCTGTCCAACTGCATGAAATCGCCATTCGCCACCTTTCTTATATAACCGACCAAATTCGACGGCGGTTTCCCGAGAAAAGTCTTCTTCTAGGTCATATTTAGCAATCTCGGTATTATTTTGCTGGTCATAAATACGGATATAGGAATTGCGGACTTGACCGAAATTTTGTCGCCGTTGGTCTGCTTCGTGAATTGTGACGACAAAAATCAATTCTTCGATCGCAGAATTAACCAGATTTAGATCAATTTCCACCACCTCATCATCACCAAGTCCCGACCCAGTGCGATTATCTCCTAAATGTCTAACTGAGCTATCAGGGGACTTCAAATTATTGTAGAATACAAAGTATTCATCTTGGGGGATTTTCCCATTGCTGGCTAACATAAACACGGAAGCATCTAAATCAAAATCCACCCCGGTATCAGTAGCATTGATATCCCATCCTAAACCAATTCCCACTTCTTGCAGTCCGGGGGACTCTTTGGAAAGATTAATCCGCTCACCTTTTTTGATATTGACTGACATCTTAGGTTCTCCTTGAACTCAATTTAGCTTTGAAAAACAATGCGTTTCTGATATTCGTCTTCTGTCATCATGCTATGGGAGTCAGCTACCCTATCCAAAAATATGATCCCTTCTAAGTGGTCATATTCATGCTGAAAAATACGAGCGACAAACCCAGTTAGTTCTCGGTGTTGAAGATGACCATCACGGCTGGTATATTCAACTTCGATCGCCTGATAACGGTTAACAATTCCCCGGATTCCCGGAACACTTAAACAGCCTTCCCAGTCAGCCACCATTTCCTCAGATTTACCGATAATTTTGGGGTTAATCATAGCGGTGGGTTCCATTTCGGGCGCTGCTGGATAGCGGATACTAGGACGGGAAGCGATGACTAAGATACGATCGCTATATCCCACCTGTGGCGCAGCGATACCCACGCCATTTTTTTCAATCACCGTTGCCATTAAATCATCAATCAGAGACTGAATACGCGCTTCCCAGATATTAGCAACAGGTTGAGCATGGTCACGCAGCACCGGGTCGCCCAACTGAGTAACCGCGAGTATA includes:
- a CDS encoding TerD family protein, whose translation is MSINLKKGQSIVLDKSQYDLSNVMMGLGWDVVESKGFFGNLLGVNADFDLDAYAILLSNSGKIGNYKDDVIYYGHLKSSDGTVYHSGDNLTGEGEGDDECIFLRLNSISDRYSHIILGVSIYQAKTRQQHFGQVENAFVRVVDAKGKEMALYNLSADPSYDQKISMLMGELYRDNGKWKFTALGTPLNQDLSGVVKKFM
- a CDS encoding TerD family protein; the protein is MSVNIKKGERINLSKESPGLQEVGIGLGWDINATDTGVDFDLDASVFMLASNGKIPQDEYFVFYNNLKSPDSSVRHLGDNRTGSGLGDDEVVEIDLNLVNSAIEELIFVVTIHEADQRRQNFGQVRNSYIRIYDQQNNTEIAKYDLEEDFSRETAVEFGRLYKKGGEWRFHAVGQGYNEGLQSFVDKYV
- the def gene encoding peptide deformylase, translated to MGDILAVTQLGDPVLRDHAQPVANIWEARIQSLIDDLMATVIEKNGVGIAAPQVGYSDRILVIASRPSIRYPAAPEMEPTAMINPKIIGKSEEMVADWEGCLSVPGIRGIVNRYQAIEVEYTSRDGHLQHRELTGFVARIFQHEYDHLEGIIFLDRVADSHSMMTEDEYQKRIVFQS